The sequence below is a genomic window from Montipora capricornis isolate CH-2021 chromosome 14, ASM3666992v2, whole genome shotgun sequence.
TTTATAAACGGTTGCCAGAGTGGTTATTTTTACTCAAACTGCTTTGGCTAATACCTGAATTAAATAATGTCTGCATTCACCGAGTCAGCTACTTCAGCTTCCTGCAGATAGCTAGCTGTTTGAGCCCGTGGAAACTGATCGGTGATTGTCGAGTGCTTATGTCAAGTGAAGTGAGTTATTGAGGTCTTCAAGTCTACATGTCAAAGTAACAGTGAATAGGAATTGTGCTATTAACTCTAGCACAAACagttaaatgaatgaattaagaTAATTGTTATATCATTAACTTGTCAATCAGAACGAAATTCGTTATTGCCATTTAACCCAGtacttgtttctttcttccttgttttgttttttcagaaacGATGTCCAAAACGTGAAAAATTTACTTGGACTGTGATACGTAGATATGTTATTCTCCTTTCTTCGATTATATGagttattgaaaacaattcaatCATTGACAGGGATGTAGATAATAGCCAGAAGCTGGGAAAATTACCCGGCTGTGAACGCGATTTTTCCGGCTGTAAAGTACTTTTTCTTTCTCCAAGATGTTTTTAAATGTTGTCAgaagatttttatttatttatttcgtttgtttacACCTTCATTGCTGTCTTACCTGAACTGAAAGGATTGTAAACACTCCATTTAGTGCGACAATGCATCATTTGCATTTCATCGTCCATTTTCCTGGCTCAAAATGAGCAGCGGTATTTGTATTTCATGTATGCAAAATAATGAATGCCAAATTGCGTATCTCTGACGGTTGAAATATTATTGCTTTATAATgtcacgaaaaaaaaagaaaaatgattctGAGGCCGTTGGTATCATGAAATTTTTTAAGTCTACCGAAAGAAACATGCTAAGTTCTAAGGAACCAACTGACATTGCTGAAAGAAGCTCGATTAGCTCCACTACAGAATCTGTGCAAATCAACGAGAGCACGTGTTCGGCCACTTCTTCATCTGTTAACGATCACTCTTCACGTACGTGCAGTGGAACAGAGCAGACCACAGTGATAGTTACACCTACCATCACAGATGTGCAAGGTAAAGGTGAAATTACTGCCACGTTTGATGAGAACTCAAAATTGCACAATTACTATTTGTGTAAACCAAGTGATTGCTGCACGATCTCACCAACAGACACTCTCCAAAGTTTGAAAGCCAAGTTCAGTCACAGCTGGGTATCTACCAAGGATCTTAGTTTTGATTAAACCTCTGGATTGTGGTGGCTGGTTTACGAGGAAAACAAAGGAATGTTCTGCCTTCTCTGTCGGAAACACAACCTAAAAAGCAGCCGTAGCAAGTCCAACGTATGGAACACAACACCTTCAGTGCGACTTCGCCGTGAAGCAGTGCAACATCATCTCACAACGACTCAGCACAAAGAGGCAATCAAGCTTGAAATGATGCAGCGAGTGTCAACATTACAAAAGCAAGTAAACGAAAAGCATGAAGTAAATGAAAACATGCTAGAGAAGACCTTCACAGCAATTTATTGGCTTGCAAAAGAGGAGATTTCAAACCAGAAGCTGATCCCCCTTCTCGAACTCCTCGAAAATCTTGGAGTAAGCGAACTGAAGTACTTTCAGCACAGATCCAgaccatctgtgcgagaaatgTTCATTACTCTCGGAGAAAGCATTCAAGAAATCATCCTTGGAAGAATCAGAAGGGCCAAGAGTTTTGGAATTCTTGCAGATGAAGCTGCCGACGTGGCTGTTTTGCAGCAGTTGATTATCTTCGTAAAGTATGTAAACCCAGATACGGGCGTGGCTAAAACGGAATTCCTGGCGACCAAGTGCATAGATGACCCACGTGGTGCAAATGCTGAGGTGATCACTGACCATATATTGGATACGTTGAAAGAGTGCGACTTAGAAGTCAGATGCCAGTGTCATGACTGGGGAACACAATGGTGTGGCAGAAAGATTGAAACGTGTCAACAAAGTCCCCCTTAACTTCCACTGTATCTGCCACAAGTTAGCCCTCGCATGTGCTGACACTGGAGACAGTATTAAGTACATTGTGGAGGTGGAAAGCCTCCTCAAGGAAACGTGGAAATTTTTTGAGAATTCTCCAAAGCGCACCAGCATTTTTATGAAAGTTCAAACTGAACTTAAAGATGTTGCCTTAACAGAAAGAGCAAAGAAGGTCGTTGGCAAGAAAATCAGAAAGGCTTGTCGCACCCGTTGGCTGTCCTTGGAGCAGAGCGTGAACAGTGTGTTTGAAACCTATGCTGCCCTATTACACACCTTTCAGGAGCTCAAGAAGGATGCTCTTGCTGTCGGACTGCTGACGAAGATGAAGACGGTGAAGCTTCTGGGGACCATTTACATCCTGAAAGAGGTGGTGCCATGTCTGACTACTTTGAGTAAGACATTTCAAGCTGGAGCCCTAAACTTCTCGCATGTAGGACCGGCAATTAATCACACTCAGGCTAGCCTGGAAGCTGTTAAGAGTAGCCAGTCACCTTTGAAGAAACTGCAAGACGACATCAAGCCAGAAGGACGATTGGGTGGCCTAGAGTTGACCATCACCGACAACGACAAGAAAATTCTTGGCAACATGCTTTCCGCGTACGTGTCAGGCCTCGCAAAGAACATCACCAGTCGCTTCAATGATTGCTTGTCCGTTTTGTCATCCTTATCCATTCTAAGTCCTGTCACTCTGCCAAATCCCACTTCGCCTGAATTCAAGGAGTATGGCAACAAAGAGATCAAGATCCTGGCTGATCATTTTTTTCAAGAGAAGGAAACGGAAGACAAGGAAGTCACTAAAGCACAACTTGAAGCAGAGTGGGCCAAATTCAGGTTTGACCTAGACGCTTGGAAAAGTCTCGTTTCTCCATCAAAAGCGCTAGGAAGCAGTGAAAAGAGTGCCCCTACCCCATTAGAGTGGGCTTTGCAGCGAGTTGTTAAGATGAAATCTGAGTATGGATATTTCTATCCACTCATTGTCGAGCTGGCCGAAGTTGCCCTATCAGCACCAATCACCAATGCTTGGCCAGAAAGGGGCGCAAGTGCGGTTAAAAGGATCAAAACGCGACTGAGAAACAGGCTGAAGAATGACATGCTGAACTCGTTACTACATGTGTCAATCAACGGCCCAGCTGTTTCAACACCAGAAGCAAAAGAAGTAATCAAGGGAGCAGTTGCAAATTGGCTGCAAAAGAAAAACCGCAGACTACAGAGGCCTCCTATTTCCACCAACAAAGACACCACCTCAGCAGCTACCCTAAAACCTATTTTGGTTGACCAAGGCACCCAGTGCGATTCTCCTGTTGCCCCATTGAATGCAGAGCAATTGAAACTTGCTGAAGAACAACTGCAAAGAGAAGTGCACTTGGCAAAGAAGGCCTGCACTTGCCTGACCAGGACTCGGATTCAGACAGTGACAGTGCATGGGACAGCATGAGCGACATGAGCGACACTGAAGTTTAATATGCAAAGAAACTTTTGTCCcctaagctttcaaagttgttgATTTTTGTCCAACATGAACCCGTGTTTTAAGTAATATGTATAAGTCAATGCTCTCACATTAGATTAGTTCACTTCTCCTGTGCCAGAGAGCAGTTATGTTCACTACGTAATAATTGAAAGGGTGTTTGAAGATCAGATATTTGATTTGTAAAACAATGCGAAAACAGAGAAATTGTACAGAATCAGATGTAAATTTTATTGTTCATCAGTTCTTTAAATTACGggaaaattttaaacaaaatgttaCCTGATAAAAGTCTGTCCTGAATGCCCTTGATTTTGCCCCAAATATCAAGGAAAATGCATCTGCGAGAGtatgcattttcaaaatttcccgggggggcatgcccccggacccccctaggtaTAGCATGCTAAAAGCACGCTAGGGTGGGACTTCGGCCCAAATACCCGCCTATCATTgctacaagcagttgcaaaaagagttgagacactcaccgttgataaccgtacaatgcgtgtcattaaagtcagcgcatctccaaccccccttcccccccaagcaaagttgtttccatttccacttggcactcagactaaagggtatcaacattgaaaaaggggaggggggagggaggggcgttcagccttttcttatgaactagaagagtggttttaggaagaagaggtggatttttaattcagtgtctcaacctttttgcaattgcttgtctaATTGTTTTACCTCCGTATTGCCGGgttgtctatttgttttttggggcgAGACCTTGCATATATGACAGCTGTATTGTAAGCTTTGAAGAGAACTTTGTTTAGTTCGGGTAGGTTTGCGTAGTGAggaatggtgtttgaaaatgtgtttttttgagGTGTGATGAAAGTGCTATAATTGGCAATCATTTAGGACGAAATTGGGTGTTCACCTCTTGCACGCTTCAGGTAGTCATTAACACATTTTCTGACGGCAACAAACACAGTTTTGGGTTGGTTTGATGTCAAATTTGGTGTTGAAAGTGTCAATACGTTGTAAGAAGTCTTAGTTGAAATCAGAGCGCACGCAATAAGCGTGCGTACATTGTACCGATCACGTTTTGTTTACGTAAATGGTACGCAGGGAAATGAGTGCTGTGCTTCTTCTGCTGTGTGATAACAGGACGAACTTCTTTGCGGAAATTTAGTCTTCCACTGCAATTTGCAATGGAATccgttttttatttgaaaatatttccagtGACAGTCTGTGGTTTTCAGTTAGCCGTGAGGTAGGATCGAATTTCATACGAACGCGTGTCTGTTCGGTCGATAGTAAGCTAATGTATTTCATTGGGTTGAAATCCCTGAAAACTAAGTTTTAAAGGAGATTcgaaaatgtgcaaaatgtttCGGGAGTTTTGTTGTAGAATAAGTTAACGGTTTTCTGTTACTCAGTGGCCATGGCGTGAGGCACGGGTAATGCAATGGTTGCGTCATCGGTCAATGGTCTACGGTCTACAGTAGAATTAATGAAATCTTATCTACTTCTTAATGTTTTTCGAGTGTAGACCGTTGGAATTATGTAGACCATTGCGAAAACTTCTTTTAACTGCCTGTTGCTTTTGTAATCATGAAAAGTCTATCTCAGGTTGTTTTTCTCGCCATTTGCATGTGTTTCAtgtcaaaaagggaaaaggttgCCTCTTTTTTGGACGAAAATGTATTTGTGCGTGTTACGATGTTCGCGTTGACATGGTGACGTattaataagttaataaaagaATGACAAGCTTATCATTCCGTAACctgttgatttctttgttttgaaccgTCCTTCACTTTTATTGAAGAGATTTATATACAAGGAATAACAGCTTTTCAGCACTTCGTTCGCTGACCattatcgtgaattttaagcctttgagcGCTTGTTCATTGAAGAGATTATATTATCAATAACAGTGTCGCCGCTCATGGCGTAAAGTGTACATTACACTATTTCAGCAAACTGTTGATAAGTCTCGTAGGTATTCTGTATCGCTTGGCGCTGAAACTCTTGTTCTACTAAATTGAACACGTTCTCAATCGGATTTATAATATGGCAACTGCGAACCggtgttaaaaaataatttgcaccTGCACTATTCAACACCCTACGTGCTTTGAAATAGTTCAGTACTGGACAATTATCTTGGATAAATAATTTGGAATGACTCTTTGCACCTCAcctaaacattttgggaaactttcgacggatgaaatcagcaaaatcattgcgaaaacaaactttgtccGCGCTTACTCGACAAAACAGCGTATGTAACGTTATAAATAGAAATGGGTAATTTGCactacttttcaagtttattattatcaattagaAGCCAACTAGAACGCCATAACGTCTATTCCAGTTCAAGCTCCATTTTTCCGCTTTCCATTGATACCTTTGCTGAACCTATTGACTGTTCCGTTTAGTCGCAATGATGAATTACACGCGACAACCATCgagacaagcagttgcaaaaagagttgagacactcactgttgataaccgtacaatgcgtgtcattcaagtcagcgcatctccaaccccccttcccccccaagcaaagttgtttccatttccacttggcactcagactaaagggtatcaacattgaaaaaggggaggggggagggaggggcgttcagccttttcttatgaactagaagagtggttttaggaagaagaggtggatttttaattcagtgtctcaacctttttgcaattgcttgtctaATTGTTTTACCTCCGTATTGCCGGgttgtctatttgttttttggggcgAGACCTTGCATATATGACAGCTGTATTGTAAGCTTTGAAGAGAACTTTGTTTAGTTCGGGTAGGTTTGCGTAGTGAggaatggtgtttgaaaatgtgtttttttgagGTGTGATGAAAGTGCTATAATTGGCAATCATTTAGGACGAAATTGGGTGTTCACCTCTTGCACGCTTCAGGTAGTCATTAACACATTTTCTGACGGCAACAAACACAGTTTTGGGTTGGTTTGATGTCAAATTTGGTGTTGAAAGTGTCAATACGTTGTAAGAAGTCTTAGTTGAAATCAGAGCGCACGCAATAAGCGTGCGTACATTGTACCGATCACGTTTTGTTTACGTAAATGGTACGCAGGGAAATGAGTGCTGTGCTTCTTCTGCTGTGTGATAACAGGACGAACTTCTTTGCGGAAATTTAGTCTTCCACTGCAATTTGCAATGGAATccgttttttatttgaaaatatttccagtGACAGTCTGTGGTTTTCAGTTAGCCGTGAGGTAGGATCGAATTTCATACGAACGCGTGTCTGTTCGGTCGATAGTAAGCTAATGTATTTCATTGGGTTGAAATCCCTGAAAACTAAGTTTTAAAGGAGATTcgaaaatgtgcaaaatgtttCGGGAGTTTTGTTGTAGAATAAGTTAACGGTTTTCTGTTACTCAGTGGCCATGGCGTGAGGCACGGGTAATGCAATGGTTGCGTCATCGGTCAATGGTCTACGGTCTACAGTAGAATTAATGAAATCTTATCTACTTCTTAATGTTTTTCGAGTGTAGACCGTTGGAATTATGTAGACCATTGCGAAAACTTCTTTTAACTGCCTGTTGCTTTTGTAATCATGAAAAGTCTATCTCAGGTTGTTTTTCTCGCCATTTGCATGTGTTTCAtgtcaaaaagggaaaaggttgCCTCTTTATTGGACGAAAATGTATTTGTGCGTGTTACGATGTTCGCGTTGACATGGTGGCGTattaataagttaataaaagaATGACAAGCTTATCATTCCGTAACctgttgatttctttgttttgaaccgTCCTTCACTTTTATTGAAGAGATTTATATACAAGGAATAACAGCTTTTCAGCACTTCGTTCGCTGACCattatcgtgaattttaagcctttgagcGCTTGTTCATTGAAGAGATTATATTATCAATAACAGTGTCGCCGCTCATGGCGTAAAGTGTACATTACACTATTTCAGCAAACTGTTGATAAGTCTCGTAGGTATTCTGTATCGCTTGGCGCTGAAACTCTTGTTCTACTAAATTGAACACGTTCTCAATCGGATTTATAATATGGCAACTGCGAACCggtgttaaaaaataatttgcaccTGCACTATTCAACACCCTACGTGCTTTGAAATAGTTCAGTACTGGACAATTATCTTGGATAAATAATTTGGAATGACTCTTTGCACCTCAcctaaacattttgggaaactttcgacggatgaaatcagcaaaatcattgcgaaaacaaactttgtccGCGCTTACTCGACAAAACAGCGTATGTAACGTTATAAATAGAAATGGGTAATTTGCactacttttcaagtttattattatcaattagaAGCCAACTAGAACGCCATAACGTCTATTCCAGTTCAAGCTCCATTTTTCCGCTTTCCATTGATACCTTTGCTGAACCTATTGACTGTTCCGTTTAGTCGCAATGATGAATTACACGCGACAACCATCgagacaagcagttgcaaaaagagttgagacactcactgttgataaccgtacaatgcgtgtcattcaagtcagcgcatctccaaccccccttcccccccaagcaaagttgtttccatttccacttggcactcagactaaagggtatcaacattgaaaaaggggaggggggagggaggggcgttcagccttttcttatgaactagaagagtggttttaggaagaagaggtggatttttaattcagtgtctcaacctttttgcaattgcttgtctaATTGTTTTACCTCCGTATTGCCGGgttgtctatttgttttttggggcgAGACCTTGCATATATGACAGCTGTATTGTAAGCTTTGAAGAGAACTTTGTTTAGTTCGGGTAGGTTTGCGTAGTGAggaatggtgtttgaaaatgtgtttttttgagGTGTGATGAAAGTGCTATAATTGGCAATCATTTAGGACGAAATTGGGTGTTCACCTCTTGCACGCTTCAGGTAGTCATTAACACATTTTCTGACGGCAACAAACACAGTTTTGGGTTGGTTTGATGTCAAATTTGGTGTTGAAAGTGTCAATACGTTGTAAGAAGTCTTAGTTGAAATCAGAGCGCACGCAATAAGCGTGCGTACATTGTACCGATCACGTTTTGTTTACGTAAATGGTACGCAGGGAAATGAGTGCTGTGCTTCTTCTGCTGTGTGATAACAGGACGAACTTCTTTGCGGAAATTTAGTCTTCCACTGCAATTTGCAATGGAATccgttttttatttgaaaatatttccagtGACAGTCTGTGGTTTTCAGTTAGCCGTGAGGTAGGATCGAATTTCATACGAACGCGTGTCTGTTCGGTCGATAGTAAGCTAATGTATTTCATTGGGTTGAAATCCCTGAAAACTAAGTTTTAAAGGAGATTcgaaaatgtgcaaaatgtttCGGGAGTTTTGTTGTAGAATAAGTTAACGGTTTTCTGTTACTCAGTGGCCATGGCGTGAGGCACGGGTAATGCAATGGTTGCGTCATCGGTCAATGGTCTACGGTCTACAGTAGAATTAATGAAATCTTATCTACTTCTTAATGTTTTTCGAGTGTAGACCGTTGGAATTATGTAGACCATTGCGAAAACTTCTTTTAACTGCCTGTTGCTTTTGTAATCATGAAAAGTCTATCTCAGGTTGTTTTTCTCGCCATTTGCATGTGTTTCAtgtcaaaaagggaaaaggttgCCTCTTTTTTGGACGAAAATGTATTTGTGCGTGTTACGATGTTCGCGTTGACATGGTGACGTattaataagttaataaaagaATGACAAGCTTATCATTCCGTAACctgttgatttctttgttttgaaccgTCCTTCACTTTTATTGAAGAGATTTATATACAAGGAATAACAGCTTTTCAGCACTTCGTTCGCTGACCattatcgtgaattttaagcctttgagcGCTTGTTCATTGAAGAGATTATATTATCAATAACAGTGTCGCCGCTCATGGCGTAAAGTGTACATTACACTATTTCAGCAAACTGTTGATAAGTCTCGTAGGTATTCTGTATCGCTTGGCGCTGAAACTCTTGTTCTACTAAATTGAACACGTTCTCAATCGGATTTATAATATGGCAACTGCGAACCggtgttaaaaaataatttgcaccTGCACTATTCAACACCCTACGTGCTTTGAAATAGTTCAGTACTGGACAATTATCTTGGATAAATAATTTGGAATGACTCTTTGCACCTCAcctaaacattttgggaaactttcgacggatgaaatcagcaaaatcattgcgaaaacaaactttgtccGCGCTTACTCGACAAAACAGCGTATGTAACGTTATAAATAGAAATGGGTAATTTGCactacttttcaagtttattattatcaattagaAGCCAACTAGAACGCCATAACGTCTATTCCAGTTCAAGCTCCATTTTTCCGCTTTCCATTGATACCTTTGCTGAACCTATTGACTGTTCCGTTTAGTCGCAATGATGAATTACACGCGACAACCATCgagacaagcagttgcaaaaagagttgagacactcactgttgataaccgtacaatgcgtgtcattcaagtcagcgcatctccaacccccctccccccccaagcaaagttgtttccatttccacttggcactcagactaaagggtatcaacattgaaaaaggggaggggggagggaggggcgttcagccttttcttatgaactagaagaggggttttaggaagaagaggtggatttttattcagtgtctcaacctttttgcaattgcttgtctaATTGTTTTACCTCCGTATTGCCGGgttgtctatttgttttttggggcgAGACCTTGCATATATGACAGCTGTATTGTAAGCTTTGAAGAGAACTTTGTTTAGTTCGGGTAGGTTTGCGTAGTGAGGAATGGTgttttaaaatgtgttttttgaGGTGTGCTGAAAGTGCTATAATTGGCAATCATTTAGGACGAAATTGGCTGTTCACCTCTTGCACGCTTCAGGTAGTCATTAACACATTTTCTGACGGCAACAAACACAGTTTTGGGTTGGTTTGATGTCAAATTTGGTGTTGAAAGTGTCAATACGTTGTAAGAAGTCTTAGTTGAAATCAGAGCGCACGCAATAAGCGTGCGTACATTGTACCGATCACGTTTTGTTTACGTAAATGGTACGCAGGGAAATGAGTGCTGTGCTTCTTCTGCTGTGTGATAACAGGACGAACTTCTTTGCGGAAATTTAGTCTTCCACTGCAATTTGCAATGGAATccgttttttatttgaaaatatttccagtGACAGTCTGTGGTTTTCAGTTAGCCGTGAGGTAGGATCGAATTTCATACGAACGCGTGTCTGTTCGGTCGATAGTAAGCTAATGTATTTCATTGGGTTGAAATCCCTGAAAACTAAGTTTTAAAGGAGATTcgaaaatgtgcaaaatgtttCGGGAGTTTTGTTGTAGAATAAGTTAACGGTTTTCTGTTACTCAGTGGCCATGGCGTGAGGCACGGGTAATGCAATGGTTGCGTCATCGGTCAATGGTCTACGGTCTACAGTAGAATTAATGAAATCTTATCTACTTCTTAATGTTTTTCGAGTGT
It includes:
- the LOC138031842 gene encoding zinc finger protein 862-like, whose protein sequence is MKVQTELKDVALTERAKKVVGKKIRKACRTRWLSLEQSVNSVFETYAALLHTFQELKKDALAVGLLTKMKTVKLLGTIYILKEVVPCLTTLSKTFQAGALNFSHVGPAINHTQASLEAVKSSQSPLKKLQDDIKPEGRLGGLELTITDNDKKILGNMLSAYVSGLAKNITSRFNDCLSVLSSLSILSPVTLPNPTSPEFKEYGNKEIKILADHFFQEKETEDKEVTKAQLEAEWAKFRFDLDAWKSLVSPSKALGSSEKSAPTPLEWALQRVVKMKSEYGYFYPLIVELAEVALSAPITNAWPERGASAVKRIKTRLRNRLKNDMLNSLLHVSINGPAVSTPEAKEVIKGAVANWLQKKNRRLQRPPISTNKDTTSAATLKPILVDQGTQCDSPVAPLNAEQLKLAEEQLQREVHLAKKACTCLTRTRIQTVTVHGTA